One Anas platyrhynchos isolate ZD024472 breed Pekin duck chromosome 2, IASCAAS_PekinDuck_T2T, whole genome shotgun sequence DNA segment encodes these proteins:
- the KIF9 gene encoding kinesin-like protein KIF9, which produces MEAAEKRVRTFARVKPTADFAQDMIKFGPDNKSIDIYIKKDARKGIVNNRQTDWSFRLDGVLHNTSQELAYETVAEKLVSDALLGYNGTIMCYGQTGAGKTYTMTGATAEYKHRGIIPRAIQQVFKAIARSVDSFITVRVSYLEIYNETLCDLLATTTNSGAGDVQMAVVDCPRGVYVKGLSIHSVSHEEDALNLLFEGETNRVIAEHSLNKNSSRSHCIFTIYIESRCRAFSEVRCINSKINLIDLAGSERLSKTGSEGQVLKEASYINKSLSFLEQIVIALADPRRDHVPFRQSKLTHVLKDSLGGKCNTVLVANICGEALHVEETLSSLRFATRMKWITTEPVINVTCDPEETVRALEKEIVLLKQELAMHNNLANRALVTYDPLTDVQIAEIKSQIHKYLQGAIDEIEITNVRQVQEVFKQFKLIVRQQEHEVEARLRSKYALIDKNDFATIAAAQKAGVVDVDRHFLGKKERRELGTRTTPISPKPDGKKKKSGKGSEHSKKEGTRSYVSGRDLEAPLLSKSQVTIPIKDLDVKERARSEDTANIDAQPSKPASAEGSQRPSSPPSKTAAFEQFKEECGSEINRIFKENKSILLARKKRSGTVARRINFIKQEMEDIKKALEAQRQERWQQGEYVDETGHLIIDEKEFLLIMKMKDLKEEYRAAYAELQDLKAEIQYCQHLVDQCRNKLIAEFEIWYSESFLIPTYVQKALKPGGNIRPGMIPIDRVTRLEEDEQERFERLQELELPAGPESASFYKAKMKRDQRHTYARTMSSLGQMHKKPGHITAARSKTPRSLLVT; this is translated from the exons ATGGAGGCAGCAGAGAAGAGGGTCCGTACGTTTGCACGAGTCAAACCAACGGCCGATTTTGCTCAAGACATGATCAAGTTTGGGCCAGACAACAAG AGCATAGATATTTACATCAAAAAAGACGCCAGGAAAGGAATTGTGAATAACAGACAGACCGACTGGTCCTTCAGGCTGGACGGGGTCCTCCACAACACCTCCCAGGAGCTGGCGTATGAGACCGTGGCCGAGAAGTTGGTGTCTGATGCCCTGCTGGGCTATAACG GCACGATCATGTGCTACGGGCAGACAGGGGCTGGTAAAACCTACACGATGACGGGAGCGACGGCCGAGTACAAGCATCGAGGAATCATACCCCGAGCTATCCAGCAG gtcTTCAAAGCGATCGCGCGCTCCGTCGATTCCTTCATCACCGTGCGGGTCTCCTACCTGGAGATCTACAACGAGACCTTGTGCGACCTGCTGGCCACCACCACAAACAGCGGGGCCGGCGACGTGCAGATGGCTGTGGTGGACTGCCCACGGGGCGTTTACGTCAAGGGTTTGTCTATACACTCCGTCAGCCACGAGGAGGATGCTCTCAATCTCCTTTTCGAG GGTGAGACCAACCGAGTCATAGCAGAACACTCACTGAATAAGAATTCCTCCAGATCCCATTGCATCTTTACTATCTACATCGAG TCTCGTTGCAGAGCTTTCTCAGAAGTCAGATGCATTAATTCCAAGATCAACCTAATTGACCTGGCAGGCTCAGAGAGACTGAGCAAGACCGGG TCTGAAGGGCAGGTTCTGAAGGAAGCCAGCTACATTAACAAGTCTCTGTCGTTCCTCGAGCAAATCGTCATCGCCCTGGCTGACCCGAGGAGGGACCACGTCCCCTTCCGACAGAGCAAGCTCACTCACGTCCTCAAGGACTCGCTGG GAGGGAAATGCAACACTGTCCTAGTGGCAAATATCTGCGGGGAAGCTTTGCACGTAGAAGAGACT ttgtcttctctTCGTTTTGCTACCAGAATGAAATGGATCACGACAGAGCCAGTCATCAATGTGACGTGTGACCCGGAG GAGACAGTGAGGGCTTTGGAGAAGGAAATCGTTCTTCTGAAGCAAGAACTGGCAATGCACAACAACCTG GCAAATCGAGCTTTGGTGACTTACGACCCTCTGACTGATGTCCAGATAGCAGAGATTAAGTCTCAGATCCACAAATACCTGCAAGGAGCCATCGATGAAATTGAG ATAACGAATGTCAGGCAAGTCCAGGAGGTATTTAAGCAGTTCAAGCTGATTGTAAG GCAACAGGAACACGAAGTGGAAGCCAGATTACGAAGCAAATATGCTCTGATAGACAAGAATGACTTTGCTACTATTGCTGCTGCTCAGAAG GCAGGAGTGGTCGATGTGGATCGCCACTTCTTGGGGAAAAAGGAGAGACGGGAACTGGGGACCAGAACGACTCCGATTTCACCCAAACCTgatgggaagaagaagaaatccgGGAAGGGCAGCGAGCACTCCAA gaaggaaggaactaGGAGCTACGTTTCTGGGAGAGATCTGGAAGCTCCTTTACTATCCAAAAGCCAGGTAACGATTCCCATCAAGGATTTGGACGTGAAGGAGAGAGCAAGGAGCGAGGATACGGCCAATATCGATGCGCAGCCCTCGAAGCCAGCCTCTGCAGAAGGTTCCCAGCGGCCCAG CTCCCCTCCGTCGAAAACAGCAGCGTTTGAGCAGTTCAAGGAGGAGTGTGGAAGTGAGATCAACCGGATCTTTAAGGAGAACAAAAGCATCCTCCTCGCCAGGAAGAAGAGGAGCGGTACAGTAGCCCGGAGGATCAACTTCATCAAGCAGGAGATGGAGGACATCAAAAAGGCTCTGGAGGCCCAGAGGCAGGAGCGGTGGCAGCAGG GGGAGTACGTCGACGAGACGGGACACCTCATAATCGACGAGAAGGAGTTTTTACTCATCATGAAGATGAAGGACCTGAAGGAGGAGTACCGGGCGGCTTACGCTGAGCTGCAGGACCTGAAGGCAGAGATCCAGTACTGCCAGCACCTGGTGGACCAGTGTCGGAACAAACTCATCGCAG AGTTTGAGATCTGGTACAGCGAATCCTTCCTCATCCCCACCTACGTGCAGAAAGCTCTCAAGCCCGGTGGCAACATCAGGCCTGGAATGATTCCCATCGACAGAGTCACGCGCCTG GAGGAGGATGAGCAGGAGAGATttgagcggctgcaggagctggagctgccggCCGGCCCGGAATCGGCCTCGTTCTACAAGGCGAAAATGAAGCGAGACCAGAGG CACACCTACGCCAGAACCATGTCGTCCCTCGGGCAGATGCACAAGAAGCCTGGGCACATCACAGCCGCGAGAAGCAAAACCCCGAGGTCTTTGCTCGTCACCTAG